In the genome of Hippoglossus hippoglossus isolate fHipHip1 chromosome 12, fHipHip1.pri, whole genome shotgun sequence, one region contains:
- the marveld2a gene encoding MARVEL domain-containing protein 2, whose translation MSYGGGFHGRTERDRQAPHYDQVPHGSLPREDSFNLQPLREQRAPHLAKSADPLPPPPLPEQSPVGPEFDPSGSEDNSHPDLDPAIDIKPVHRFVPDSWKNFFRGSNVSSDKWSMPASSYNNNNSTTGGQRCSPPQSPSVPGSYRDPYGGSGGSYNSRKELLEVPDPQESVSGRTYRTGLTYSERVEEYHQRYDYMKSWAGLLRILGCIELLLGAAVFACVCAYIHKDNEWFNMFGYSSPGGAYGGGLNGAVTGGSYYSGPKTPFVLVVAGLAWLMTVILLVLGMTMYYRTILLDSSWWPVTEFTMNLALAVLYMAAAIVYVRDTTRGGLCSYPIFNNGINGAFCRTEAGQTAAIIFLFVTMVIYLIGAIVCLKLWRHEAARRYRERNGLEMVPSEMRAARSLVAPGPAHVLKTPEQAQESSVVPIQAAPKVTPAQILQGAIPSGHIPKPVIVPDYIAKYPSIRTDEERDQYRAVFNDQYAEYKEIHADVQATQKKFDEMDAMMRGLPQNPTSQMEVDRISRILQEYRRKKNDPTFLEKKERCEYLKSKLSHIKQKIQEYDKVMEWNDKYD comes from the exons ATGTCCTATGGAGGAGGCTTTCACGGACGCACTGAGCGTGACCGCCAGGCGCCCCACTATGACCAGGTACCACACGGCTCCTTACCCCGAGAAGACTCCTTCAATCTGCAGCCACTGAGAGAGCAGAGAGCCCCTCATCTCGCTAAGAGCGCCGACCCCCTCCCGCCCCCACCTCTGCCAGAGCAGTCTCCTGTGGGGCCCGAGTTCGATCCCAGCGGCAGCGAGGACAACAGTCACCCAGACCTCGACCCCGCCATCGACATCAAGCCAGTCCACCGCTTCGTCCCAGACTCCTGGAAGAACTTCTTCAGAGGAAGCAACGTGAGCAGTGACAAGTGGTCCATGCCTGCATCGTcatataacaataacaatagcACCACTGGGGGGCAGCGCTGCTCACCCCCTCAGTCCCCCTCGGTTCCTGGGTCATACCGGGATCCCTATGGGGGCTCAGGTGGTAGCTACAACTCCAGAAAGGAGCTTCTGGAAGTACCGGATCCTCAGGAGTCTGTGTCAGGGCGCACCTACCGCACAGGTCTGACCTACAGCGAGCGAGTGGAGGAGTACCATCAGCGCTACGACTACATGAAGTCCTGGGCAGGACTGCTGAGGATTCTCGGCTGTATTGAGCTCCTGCtgggagctgctgtgtttgcctGCGTCTGTGCCTACATCCACAAAGACAACGAATGGTTCAACATGTTTGGATACTCGTCTCCTGGGGGAGCATACGGAGGAGGTCTCAACGGAGCCGTCACAGGCGGGTCCTACTACTCAGGCCCCAAGACCCCATTTGTGTTGGTGGTGGCAGGGCTGGCCTGGTTGATGACTGTGATTCTATTAGTGCTGGGGATGACCATGTACTACCGCACCATTCTGCTGGACTCCTCATGGTGGCCCGTGACTGAGTTTACCATGAACctggctctggcagtgctctACATGGCAGCAG CCATTGTCTATGTACGTGACACAACTCGTGGAGGGCTCTGCTCCTACCCAATCTTCAACAATGGCATCAATGGTGCGTTCTGCAGAACAGAGGCTGGCCAGACTGCTGCCATCATCTTTCTGTTTGTCACAATGGTTATTTATCTGATTGGAGCCATCGTGTGTCTCAAGCTGTGGAGACATGAGGCTGCACGCAGGTACCGGGAGAGGAACGGCCTGGAG ATGGTGCCCTCTGAGATGCGAGCTGCTCGCTCATTGGTTGCCCCAGGTCCAGCTCATGTTCTCAAAACTCCAGAACAGGCCCAAGAGTCATCAGTCGTTCCCATCCAGGCTGCTCCAAAGGTTACTCCAGCGCAGATTTTACAGGGAGCTATACCATCAGGACACATTCCAAAACCTGTTATTGTGCCTGACTATATTGC TAAGTACCCATCCATACGGACAGACGAGGAGCGGGACCAGTACCGAGCTGTGTTCAACGACCAGTATGCAGAGTACAAAGAGATCCACGCAGACGTCCAGGCCACCCAAAAGAAGTTTGATGAGATGGACGCCATGATGCGTGGCCTGCCCCAGAACCCAACCAGCCAGATG GAGGTTGATCGTATTTCCAGGATCCTTCAGGAATACCGGAGGAAGAAAAAT GATCCAACGTTCCTGGAGAAGAAGGAGCGCTGCGAGTACCTGAAGAGCAAACTGTCTCACATCAAGCAGAAGATCCAAGAATACGATAAAGTCATGGAGTGGAACGACAAATACGACTAG